A DNA window from Hordeum vulgare subsp. vulgare chromosome 1H, MorexV3_pseudomolecules_assembly, whole genome shotgun sequence contains the following coding sequences:
- the LOC123415022 gene encoding laccase-12-like — protein MAVSSSSSLLPRCLLAAALALCAAATMGAAQAVTRKYHFDVGMTSVTRLCGTKSMATVNGQFPGPTLFAREGDHVEVDVVNNSPYNMSIHWHGVRQLLSGWYDGPSYVTQCPIQPGQSYVYRFQIVGQRGTLWWHAHISWLRATVHGPIVILPPAGVPYPFPAPEREVPLMFGEWWRNDTEAVIAQALQTGGGPNVSDAYTMNGLPGPLYACSAKDTFRLKVKPGKTYMLRLINAALNDELFFAVANHTLTVVDVDALYVKPFAVETLIIAPGQTSNVLLTAKPDYPGARYYMLARPYTNTQGTFDNTTVAGILEYEHQDPATAKNLPIFRPTLPQINDTNAVANYTAKLRSLASAAYPATVPQVVDREFLFTVGLGTHPCAPGSPVNGSTCQGPNGTSRFAASINNVSFVLPTTALLQSHYTGMSKGVYASNFPFAPPHPFNYTGTPPNNTNVMTGTKALVLPFGTAVELVMQDTSILGAESHPLHLHGFNFFVVGQGFGNYDPAKDPAKYNLVDPVERNTVGVPAGGWVAIRFRADNPGVWFMHCHLEVHMSWGLKMAWLVLDGNLPNQKLPPPPADLPKC, from the exons atggccgtctccagcagctCGTCGCTTCTCCCTCGCTGTCTCCTCGCCGCGGCGCTGGCCCTCTGCGCGGCGGCGACGATGGGCGCCGCCCAAGCCGTCACCAGGAAGTACCACTTCGAT GTGGGAATGACGAGCGTGACGCGGCTGTGCGGCACCAAGAGCATGGCGACGGTGAACGGACAGTTCCCGGGGCCTACGCTGTTCGCGCGGGAGGGCGACcacgtggaggtcgacgtggtaaACAACTCCCCCTACAACATGAGCATCCACTGGCACGGCGTGCGGCAGCTGCTCAGCGGGTGGTACGACGGTCCATCCTACGTGACGCAGTGCCCGATACAGCCCGGCCAGAGCTACGTCTACCGGTTCCAGATCGTCGGGCAGCGGGGCACGCTCTGGTGGCACGCGCACATCTCCTGGCTCCGCGCCACCGTGCACGGCCCCATCGTCATCCTCCCGCCCGCCGGCGTGCCCTACCCGTTCCCGGCGCCGGAGAGGGAGGTTCCCCTCATGTTCGgcgagtggtggaggaacgacacCGAGGCGGTCATCGCCCAGGCGCTGCAGACCGGCGGGGGCCCTAATGTGTCCGACGCTTATACGATGAACGGACTCCCTGGCCCGCTCTACGCATGCTCGGCCAAGGACACGTTTAGGCTGAAGGTGAAGCCTGGTAAGACGTACATGCTCCGGCTCATCAACGCCGCGCTCAACGACGAGCTCTTCTTCGCCGTCGCCAACCACACGCTCACCGTCGTCGACGTCGACGCGCTCTACGTCAAGCCCTTCGCCGTCGAGACCCTCATCATCGCGCCGGGCCAGACCAGCAACGTGCTCCTCACGGCCAAGCCGGACTACCCCGGCGCCAGGTACTACATGCTGGCCCGCCCCTACACCAACACGCAGGGCACCTTCGACAACACCACCGTCGCCGGCATCCTCGAGTACGAGCATCAGGACCCCGCCACCGCCAAGAACCTGCCCATCTTCAGGCCGACCCTGCCGCAGATCAACGACACCAACGCCGTGGCCAACTACACCGCGAAGCTGCGCAGCCTGGCGAGCGCCGCGTACCCGGCGACCGTGCCGCAGGTGGTGGACCGGGAGTTCCTTTTCACCGTCGGCCTCGGCACCCACCCGTGCGCGCCCGGCTCCCCCGTGAACGGGAGCACGTGCCAGGGCCCCAACGGGACGTCCCGGTTCGCGGCGTCCATCAACAACGTCTCCTTCGTGCTCCCGACGACGGCGCTGCTGCAGTCGCACTACACCGGGATGTCCAAGGGCGTGTACGCCTCCAACTTCCCCTTCGCGCCGCCGCACCCGTTCAACTACACGGGGACGCCGCCCAACAACACGAACGTGATGACCGGGACGAAGGCGCTGGTGCTGCCGTTCGGCACCGCCGTGGAGCTGGTGATGCAGGACACCAGCATCCTCGGCGCCGAGAGCCACCCGCTGCACCTGCACGGCTTCAACTTCTTCGTCGTCGGCCAAGGCTTCGGCAACTACGACCCGGCCAAGGACCCGGCCAAGTACAACCTCGTCGACCCCGTCGAGCGCAACACCGTCGGCGTCCCCGCCGGCGGCTGGGTCGCCATCCGCTTCCGAGCCGACAACCCAG GTGTATGGTTCATGCATTGCCACTTGGAGGTGCACATGAGCTGGGGGCTGAAGATGGCGTGGCTGGTGCTGGACGGTAACCTTCCGAACCAGAagctcccgccgccgccggcagATCTTCCGAAATGCTAG